A genomic segment from Candidatus Brocadia sinica JPN1 encodes:
- a CDS encoding family 1 encapsulin nanocompartment shell protein: protein MGAANKFKTFHGLTGVVALLAMFCLPQLDSSVFAACAKEDDCLSCHTSQELRKEHKNCEYLKQGCLVCHTTPVAPPDYRKMGEAPGACPQGDIRSGMKEPGFAGITSEVHLGHEDWEKMQRAVHETIESHLVGRKFLGVYGPLGTGAQCVPLDTYGIPSWASVDMLGEGNEAIHSLKRDIAHIPLIYKDFWLFWRDIEASKKCEIPLDVSAAIGAAVAAAVREDDLIFNGCPEMNMAGLLNAPGRNILKLGDWSVIGNGFQDVVSAVEKLRSAGFLPPYALVVNPRLYALLHKVYERTGKLEIDGVKELVKGGVYQSPVLKKDVALVVATGRQNLDLAVGTNYTVEYWGPQDLNHRFRVVGSSALRIKCPQAICTVE from the coding sequence ATGGGTGCGGCAAATAAATTTAAAACATTTCATGGTTTGACAGGGGTTGTTGCCCTGCTCGCGATGTTTTGCCTTCCACAATTGGATTCGTCTGTTTTTGCAGCGTGTGCGAAAGAAGACGATTGCCTTTCGTGTCACACTTCACAGGAATTGAGAAAGGAACATAAGAATTGTGAATATTTGAAGCAGGGCTGTCTTGTGTGCCATACAACGCCAGTGGCCCCGCCTGATTACAGAAAGATGGGAGAAGCACCTGGTGCGTGTCCGCAAGGAGATATACGCTCCGGGATGAAGGAGCCAGGGTTTGCGGGAATTACTTCAGAAGTGCATCTTGGACATGAAGATTGGGAGAAGATGCAACGTGCGGTCCATGAGACAATTGAGAGTCATCTTGTGGGAAGGAAGTTTCTTGGAGTTTACGGCCCCCTCGGGACAGGTGCCCAATGTGTTCCTCTGGATACCTACGGTATTCCTTCCTGGGCCAGTGTTGATATGCTCGGTGAGGGCAATGAAGCCATTCACTCTTTAAAGAGAGATATTGCCCATATACCTCTTATTTACAAAGACTTTTGGCTCTTCTGGCGGGATATAGAGGCCAGCAAAAAATGCGAGATACCGTTGGATGTAAGTGCGGCGATTGGTGCGGCTGTTGCTGCCGCTGTCAGGGAGGACGATCTTATATTTAATGGTTGCCCAGAGATGAATATGGCAGGACTTTTGAATGCTCCTGGGAGGAATATCCTGAAGCTCGGTGACTGGTCGGTGATAGGAAATGGTTTTCAGGATGTCGTATCGGCTGTGGAGAAACTGAGAAGCGCCGGTTTTCTTCCCCCTTATGCCCTTGTAGTAAACCCAAGGCTTTATGCCCTCCTCCATAAGGTTTATGAGCGTACAGGAAAATTAGAAATAGACGGTGTAAAAGAGCTGGTGAAAGGTGGTGTATATCAAAGTCCTGTACTGAAAAAGGACGTTGCGCTCGTAGTAGCAACGGGGAGGCAGAACCTGGATCTGGCCGTAGGAACAAATTATACAGTAGAGTATTGGGGTCCCCAGGATTTGAATCACCGATTCAGAGTTGTAGGGAGTTCGGCGCTCAGAATTAAATGCCCTCAAGCCATCTGCACAGTGGAGTAA
- a CDS encoding multiheme c-type cytochrome: MFVKLGTYLIVVFALLSLWFRYGYAEIPCLAGKDGIVDLEMEARPVAIELRPGIFFDGWGYCLKGEKPTVPGPTIKVREGTKIRIHLTNKLTVPASVHPHGVKYTVANDGAHIAGNPTSIVEPGNSRTFEWDTTGTPGTWFYHTHAFEKGGEEGLYRGLWGALIVEPKGGDANPPDKEFVVFMHTFHVNGQEYETFNDKSGDMEFMKGDSSAFPGLLWKAKMGEKVRFHLINSAEEEHTFHTHGHRWVDRASGQLIDNIGLVPFTSYVLDFIAGEDVGPGNWAFHCHFHEHMMNGMFGIFVVEKGEPKITMKGTSSPSGGGRNIPRAQALPEFPIPPVEAGSGIAFQAPPSESPPPTLETLPGSLTYQDPLLKSLYEEFVGLSQGDGPWGEFYKPIPLYTYFNPARHYLPPDSQDYKRLLEKYRPDQCVECHEESSPGIVNEWKVSNHANPRKNPEVAAETREIEELIGKELNNWKPGTKDGVYCSYCHGDDHENLFMPTVDNSCGACHPKQAQEFAKGREYGKPSHPHSWEGSVSVPWYVELYRRGEGYSMVGCDQCHQNMSSCDDCHSRHRFSAAEARRPEACSGCHMGPDHPDWESYEHSKWGVIYHTTGELWDWEKNLSDVIPGKDYLAPTCQYCHMYVGDGRWEMNVETKGIWRMGVIPPKEVEFKSGLKDFPYGIKIPPMDKKLEIYSAESKEKRRQWIEMCARCHSIRFSDMWLDSLDQYMFESWRRIDEAQLIVEELFAKDMVKPSPEERPPFPLSDLIVKVLGPEKLGTEVYSLFKKTSGHLPVLGPVLGAYAIFTRNDGNPSGVEREYVEMWFWNHLQGYKGTAHAQQDISWWWGTAKTMGNVTRIRDEALKLQRLKNIEDAVKK; this comes from the coding sequence ATGTTTGTTAAGTTAGGGACTTACTTAATAGTAGTGTTTGCACTCCTTTCCCTCTGGTTTCGATATGGATACGCTGAGATTCCCTGCCTTGCTGGAAAGGATGGAATCGTTGACCTGGAGATGGAGGCCAGGCCTGTAGCGATAGAACTCAGACCCGGGATATTCTTTGATGGCTGGGGGTATTGTCTGAAGGGAGAAAAACCCACCGTACCGGGTCCCACCATCAAGGTGAGAGAAGGGACAAAGATCAGAATCCATCTCACCAATAAGCTAACCGTTCCTGCCTCCGTGCATCCACATGGAGTAAAATATACCGTAGCCAATGATGGCGCCCATATTGCAGGAAATCCCACGAGTATCGTGGAGCCAGGGAATTCAAGAACCTTTGAATGGGACACCACAGGTACACCGGGTACGTGGTTTTATCATACCCACGCATTTGAAAAAGGAGGAGAAGAGGGATTATATAGGGGATTATGGGGCGCACTCATTGTAGAACCGAAAGGGGGTGACGCTAACCCTCCAGACAAAGAGTTTGTCGTCTTCATGCATACATTTCATGTCAATGGGCAGGAATATGAAACCTTTAATGACAAATCAGGGGATATGGAGTTTATGAAAGGGGACAGTTCCGCCTTCCCTGGTCTGCTCTGGAAGGCAAAGATGGGAGAGAAGGTACGGTTTCATCTCATAAATTCTGCAGAGGAGGAGCATACCTTTCACACCCACGGCCACCGCTGGGTAGATCGGGCCAGTGGGCAGCTTATCGATAACATCGGTCTGGTACCGTTTACTTCCTATGTCCTAGATTTTATTGCCGGTGAAGATGTCGGACCAGGCAACTGGGCGTTTCACTGTCACTTCCATGAGCACATGATGAATGGCATGTTTGGGATTTTCGTGGTGGAAAAGGGAGAGCCAAAAATAACGATGAAGGGAACGTCTTCCCCTTCTGGGGGGGGCAGGAATATCCCCCGGGCTCAAGCGCTCCCTGAGTTCCCCATTCCGCCAGTCGAGGCGGGGAGTGGAATCGCATTTCAAGCGCCTCCTTCTGAAAGTCCCCCTCCTACCCTTGAAACGTTACCGGGGTCTTTGACATACCAGGATCCATTATTGAAAAGCCTGTATGAAGAGTTTGTCGGACTAAGCCAGGGTGACGGCCCCTGGGGCGAATTTTATAAACCGATCCCTTTGTACACCTATTTTAATCCAGCCAGACATTATCTTCCGCCTGATAGCCAGGATTATAAAAGGCTCCTGGAAAAGTACAGACCTGACCAGTGTGTTGAATGCCACGAGGAATCCTCGCCTGGCATTGTGAATGAGTGGAAGGTGTCCAATCATGCCAATCCCAGGAAGAACCCGGAAGTCGCCGCAGAGACCCGGGAAATCGAGGAACTGATCGGTAAGGAACTGAACAACTGGAAGCCGGGGACAAAGGATGGTGTTTACTGCTCCTATTGTCATGGTGATGATCATGAGAATCTTTTTATGCCAACAGTCGATAATTCATGTGGCGCATGCCATCCGAAACAGGCACAGGAGTTTGCAAAAGGGAGGGAGTATGGAAAACCGAGCCATCCTCACAGCTGGGAGGGAAGTGTATCCGTTCCGTGGTATGTTGAACTTTATAGACGTGGTGAAGGGTACTCTATGGTGGGATGTGACCAGTGTCATCAGAATATGTCATCATGCGACGACTGCCACAGCCGGCATCGCTTTTCGGCTGCTGAGGCACGCCGTCCCGAGGCATGTTCAGGCTGTCATATGGGGCCAGACCACCCTGACTGGGAGAGTTACGAACATTCCAAATGGGGTGTGATATATCATACGACCGGAGAACTGTGGGATTGGGAAAAGAATCTCTCTGATGTGATCCCCGGTAAAGATTACCTTGCCCCGACCTGCCAGTACTGCCATATGTATGTGGGTGATGGGCGGTGGGAGATGAATGTAGAAACCAAGGGCATATGGCGCATGGGTGTCATTCCTCCCAAAGAAGTAGAGTTTAAATCCGGACTGAAGGATTTTCCGTATGGCATAAAAATACCACCCATGGATAAGAAACTTGAAATATACTCAGCAGAAAGCAAGGAGAAACGCCGCCAGTGGATAGAAATGTGTGCAAGGTGTCATAGCATCAGGTTTTCTGATATGTGGCTTGATTCTCTGGATCAATACATGTTTGAATCATGGCGGAGGATTGATGAGGCACAGCTCATTGTGGAAGAGCTCTTTGCCAAAGATATGGTTAAACCGTCTCCGGAGGAAAGACCACCGTTTCCCTTAAGTGATTTAATCGTCAAGGTGCTTGGTCCAGAGAAATTAGGTACCGAAGTTTATAGCCTTTTTAAAAAGACCAGTGGCCACTTGCCGGTTCTTGGTCCGGTTCTTGGCGCCTATGCCATATTTACCCGGAACGACGGGAATCCAAGTGGTGTAGAACGGGAGTATGTGGAAATGTGGTTCTGGAACCACCTGCAGGGATACAAGGGCACCGCCCATGCCCAGCAGGACATCAGCTGGTGGTGGGGCACTGCCAAAACGATGGGCAATGTGACCCGTATCCGGGACGAAGCGTTGAAATTACAGCGTTTAAAGAACATTGAAGATGCAGTAAAAAAATAA
- a CDS encoding TonB-dependent receptor plug domain-containing protein, with translation MTKWTTNGLFPFFLSSGILLLSVVPFISPKILAEGTDTSSTLILGTTRSVETTSSKKEKHTRDVEAAVAEELVTEAIWFGFGEEVAIATRHESPIGKAPSIVTVITVRDIKNLGYRTFVEILRTVPGFEILKDDSFGAVVPNVRGLIGSEKIRVMLNGHLVNNPFSGGGIYFI, from the coding sequence ATGACCAAATGGACAACAAATGGTCTGTTTCCGTTCTTCTTGTCATCAGGCATTTTACTCCTAAGCGTCGTTCCTTTTATTTCACCCAAAATTCTCGCCGAAGGCACAGACACGTCCTCAACTTTGATATTGGGAACAACCCGGTCAGTTGAAACCACCTCCAGCAAAAAGGAGAAACATACACGTGATGTGGAGGCTGCCGTTGCGGAAGAACTCGTAACCGAAGCCATCTGGTTTGGATTTGGGGAGGAAGTAGCAATTGCTACAAGACACGAAAGCCCCATCGGCAAGGCTCCCAGCATTGTTACCGTAATTACCGTCCGGGACATTAAGAATTTGGGGTATCGCACCTTTGTAGAAATTTTAAGGACGGTACCGGGATTTGAAATTTTAAAGGATGATTCCTTTGGGGCTGTAGTCCCCAACGTGCGGGGACTAATAGGTTCAGAGAAAATACGGGTGATGCTTAATGGACATCTCGTAAATAATCCTTTCAGCGGCGGGGGCATTTACTTTATTTGA
- a CDS encoding TonB-dependent receptor domain-containing protein has protein sequence MFGKTCGKVEFSGMARYRQTTGFDGIVERDRQTINDNISSSLPPPFNFPAASQAPGRVHDGRQEYDLNLRVTYKDFYVEGLYINKNKGPFIGPQFALNDESDVETNYVFVDAGYRKTFEERFTVKPRVYYDQFDDNIYIESLPEGGTLDRNGDGFPDTRYPDGLIGNGKVIEKIVGTEIPFDYKLFDGNIITLGLEYRLINQTNVHFLSNFHPVTLEPLDSIQNFSDSYPFLEEATRRIWLVYLQDTWDITDTLHLTLGGKA, from the coding sequence GTGTTTGGTAAGACATGCGGCAAGGTCGAGTTCTCCGGGATGGCCCGTTACAGGCAGACCACCGGTTTTGATGGTATTGTCGAGAGGGATAGACAAACAATAAATGATAACATCAGTTCTTCTTTACCTCCTCCTTTCAATTTCCCGGCAGCCTCCCAGGCTCCGGGAAGGGTGCATGACGGGAGGCAGGAATACGACCTGAACCTAAGAGTTACATACAAAGATTTCTACGTTGAGGGGTTATACATTAATAAAAATAAGGGACCTTTTATCGGTCCTCAATTTGCTCTGAATGACGAGTCTGATGTGGAAACTAACTATGTCTTTGTTGATGCCGGGTACAGGAAAACCTTTGAGGAAAGATTTACCGTAAAACCCAGGGTCTATTATGATCAATTTGATGACAATATTTACATTGAATCATTACCGGAGGGTGGAACTCTGGATAGGAACGGTGACGGATTCCCCGATACTCGTTATCCCGATGGACTTATTGGAAACGGCAAGGTGATTGAGAAGATTGTCGGTACAGAGATTCCCTTTGATTATAAATTGTTCGATGGAAATATCATTACCCTGGGACTGGAATATCGTTTGATCAATCAAACCAATGTCCATTTTTTGAGCAATTTTCATCCAGTAACACTGGAGCCTCTGGATTCTATCCAGAATTTTTCGGATTCTTATCCCTTTTTGGAAGAAGCTACACGAAGGATATGGTTGGTTTATCTGCAGGATACCTGGGACATTACTGATACCTTACACCTCACCCTGGGGGGCAAGGCATGA
- a CDS encoding TonB-dependent receptor plug domain-containing protein, with amino-acid sequence MPYTSPWGARHDQYSDFGGATSPRSGLTWAFMKNASLKLLYGEAFRPPNFQEMFTTNQPAIEGNKDLDPETIRTYEVGLSYQFNKHVTSSVNYFYNDIEDLIVLRTAESANEPARFENFGDAHVQGVEMETRVDITKDNYVFMNYTFQNPEDNHGNDLPSVAQHKGNFGMNVHYWKYINTNLSTFVSGTRSRKDDNPRDDLPAYALLNLSIIAKEFFKTMEVQGTVFNLLDKDYSDPGPMAIPDDLPRPGRTFFVGLSYQF; translated from the coding sequence ATACCTTACACCTCACCCTGGGGGGCAAGGCATGATCAATACAGTGATTTTGGCGGTGCGACCAGTCCACGTTCGGGTTTAACATGGGCATTTATGAAGAACGCATCACTAAAACTGCTTTACGGAGAGGCCTTTCGCCCACCTAATTTTCAAGAGATGTTTACCACCAACCAGCCTGCTATTGAGGGAAATAAGGATTTAGATCCTGAAACGATTCGAACATACGAGGTTGGATTAAGTTACCAGTTTAACAAACATGTTACCAGCAGTGTTAATTATTTCTATAATGACATCGAGGACCTCATTGTCTTACGTACTGCTGAATCTGCTAATGAACCCGCACGTTTTGAAAATTTTGGGGATGCCCATGTCCAGGGTGTTGAGATGGAGACCAGGGTGGATATAACAAAAGATAATTATGTCTTTATGAATTATACCTTCCAAAATCCGGAAGATAATCACGGAAACGATCTGCCATCCGTTGCTCAGCACAAGGGCAATTTTGGTATGAACGTGCATTATTGGAAGTATATCAATACCAACCTGAGCACCTTCGTCAGCGGGACCCGTTCCCGGAAAGATGATAACCCCAGGGACGACTTGCCGGCTTATGCACTGCTTAATCTTTCGATCATTGCAAAAGAGTTCTTTAAGACCATGGAGGTGCAGGGGACGGTGTTTAACCTGCTCGACAAGGACTATAGCGACCCGGGGCCCATGGCTATACCGGACGATCTCCCCAGACCCGGACGAACATTTTTTGTTGGATTGAGCTATCAGTTTTAA
- the tatC gene encoding twin-arginine translocase subunit TatC, with protein MEKTETDEVTSEIENIRMSLGAHLEELRRRVVYSIIAIVFCFILCWFFKVQILDMAKRPHKFAMEKVGLSTELQVLSYQEGFYAYMKLCFITSVFLAYPFVIYQIWKFVSVGLYKREQRYVLLFLPVSYVAFVVGGLFGYFLLIPFGLQFLIGILGPGIQPIITMKDYVSFVFLLTVALGLVFQLPLVMLLLSRIGFVTPDKFIKWRKYAILVIFIIAAIVTPPDPFTQTMTAVPMIVLYELGILIARPTRKGFVYLGSIVGCGSLLVVAVFFYLTHKGGEINLVQTHGEIHFLYPEGKEWNKVSNHTSFQSGITLKTGSEGRTALSTKKGIDLGMDSNTEVHFIDPLKIQLKSGQVLISVKESEVPLEIDTPNGRIKTNKGTLNIQARDFVTIVTAVKGEATLLLEGEEKKLLEGRQHKMTIGGEPVDIGSVINWSEGVLIEPKEMK; from the coding sequence GTGGAAAAGACAGAGACAGACGAAGTAACAAGTGAAATTGAAAATATCCGGATGTCATTAGGTGCACATCTGGAAGAGTTGCGGCGGCGGGTTGTCTATTCCATTATCGCCATTGTTTTTTGTTTCATATTGTGCTGGTTTTTCAAGGTACAGATACTGGATATGGCGAAAAGACCCCATAAGTTTGCCATGGAAAAGGTCGGTTTGTCAACTGAGTTGCAGGTACTCAGTTACCAGGAGGGTTTCTATGCCTACATGAAGCTGTGTTTTATAACATCAGTTTTCCTGGCCTATCCGTTTGTCATTTATCAGATATGGAAATTTGTGAGCGTAGGACTCTATAAAAGAGAGCAGAGGTATGTGCTTTTATTTCTCCCAGTCTCGTATGTGGCATTTGTGGTGGGGGGGCTTTTCGGGTATTTTTTGCTCATCCCTTTTGGTCTGCAATTCCTGATCGGTATCCTTGGTCCGGGTATTCAACCCATCATCACCATGAAGGATTACGTCTCATTTGTTTTCCTGCTGACCGTGGCGTTGGGATTGGTATTCCAGTTACCGCTCGTTATGCTGCTCCTTTCCAGGATCGGATTTGTTACACCGGATAAGTTTATAAAGTGGCGAAAGTATGCCATTCTGGTAATATTCATTATTGCCGCCATTGTCACGCCACCGGACCCTTTTACGCAGACCATGACAGCCGTTCCCATGATCGTCCTCTATGAGTTGGGAATACTTATTGCCAGACCCACACGAAAGGGATTTGTCTACTTAGGTTCGATTGTTGGGTGTGGATCGTTACTCGTAGTTGCAGTATTTTTTTATTTGACGCATAAGGGCGGAGAAATCAATCTGGTACAAACACATGGTGAAATTCATTTTTTGTATCCGGAAGGTAAGGAATGGAATAAAGTATCAAACCATACCAGTTTCCAGAGTGGTATTACCCTAAAAACCGGTAGCGAGGGAAGGACTGCCTTATCCACAAAGAAAGGTATCGATCTGGGTATGGACTCAAATACCGAAGTGCATTTTATCGACCCGTTGAAAATACAGCTGAAATCCGGGCAAGTCCTCATTTCTGTAAAGGAATCAGAAGTGCCATTAGAAATTGATACCCCGAACGGACGGATTAAAACAAATAAGGGCACTTTGAATATCCAGGCAAGGGATTTTGTTACCATCGTGACGGCTGTAAAGGGTGAGGCTACATTATTATTAGAGGGCGAAGAGAAAAAGTTACTGGAAGGACGGCAACACAAAATGACCATTGGCGGCGAACCCGTTGACATCGGGTCTGTCATTAATTGGTCTGAAGGTGTATTGATCGAACCGAAAGAAATGAAGTAG
- a CDS encoding DUF11 domain-containing protein has product MICKKLGRHPSQLQIFLFKKLFTYILSLIVLIIVLSSSLYAQHIARRLGHPTTRFADPIHTPEDLRNRFSSEELRADIAVIVSLCDGWQGDIEDFYLAAATAPITPLQIPIGARLPAMSARKNGELILHRDVLWMGNEPIDAYEFSFYSKGRRYRCVTPKLCCNFWVEDLGPDQRAPVLIIECNAPDAVTVNRPVKVCLTVKNIGDAPDELVTVKLPVPRGAIFVRSTGETNAAARRVVWRISNLVPGSSKQLCANFNVQQSGSLTFESSARGVVAQPVETWCAPASQAYRRFFLKLLTLRTPLKLAIKTPTNFV; this is encoded by the coding sequence ATGATTTGCAAAAAATTGGGAAGACATCCAAGTCAACTGCAGATTTTTCTGTTCAAGAAGCTGTTCACATACATTTTATCATTGATAGTGCTGATAATAGTGTTGTCCTCGTCACTTTATGCTCAACACATTGCACGCCGATTGGGTCATCCCACCACACGTTTTGCCGACCCAATCCACACACCGGAGGATCTGCGTAATCGGTTTTCCTCGGAAGAGCTCAGGGCCGATATTGCTGTTATTGTAAGCCTATGCGACGGCTGGCAGGGCGACATTGAGGATTTTTACCTCGCTGCAGCAACCGCGCCGATTACACCATTGCAGATACCCATCGGTGCCCGTTTGCCGGCTATGTCCGCACGCAAGAACGGCGAATTAATTCTGCACCGTGATGTACTTTGGATGGGCAATGAGCCGATCGACGCATATGAATTCTCTTTTTATTCAAAAGGCCGTCGTTACCGTTGTGTAACGCCTAAGCTCTGTTGCAATTTCTGGGTCGAAGACCTTGGCCCGGACCAGCGCGCTCCTGTCCTGATAATCGAGTGCAACGCGCCGGACGCTGTTACTGTTAACCGTCCGGTGAAAGTTTGTCTGACGGTAAAGAATATCGGTGATGCACCGGACGAGTTGGTCACCGTAAAGCTACCGGTCCCCAGAGGTGCGATATTTGTCAGATCAACCGGCGAAACCAACGCAGCTGCGCGTCGCGTGGTCTGGCGCATCTCCAATCTTGTACCCGGGTCAAGCAAACAACTCTGCGCAAACTTCAATGTGCAGCAATCCGGTTCCCTGACGTTTGAATCCTCCGCACGTGGAGTTGTCGCCCAGCCGGTGGAAACATGGTGCGCACCCGCGTCTCAGGCATACCGGCGGTTCTTTTTGAAGTTATTGACCTTGAGGACCCCATTGAAGTTGGCCATCAAGACACCTACGAACTTCGTGTGA
- a CDS encoding DUF11 domain-containing protein, which produces MVRTRVSGIPAVLFEVIDLEDPIEVGHQDTYELRVINQGSTTLTNVKIVCTLEPSQQFVSCVGATNGQAQGNTIVTDPLATLSPKDTAKWQIVVKSIASGDVRFTAELGSDQFQRPIKETEATRQY; this is translated from the coding sequence ATGGTGCGCACCCGCGTCTCAGGCATACCGGCGGTTCTTTTTGAAGTTATTGACCTTGAGGACCCCATTGAAGTTGGCCATCAAGACACCTACGAACTTCGTGTGATCAATCAAGGTTCGACCACGCTCACCAACGTAAAAATCGTTTGCACACTCGAACCCAGCCAGCAGTTCGTGTCGTGCGTCGGCGCAACGAATGGCCAAGCGCAAGGAAATACCATTGTAACGGATCCTCTGGCCACGCTATCCCCGAAGGATACGGCCAAATGGCAAATTGTTGTCAAGTCCATTGCATCCGGAGATGTGCGCTTTACTGCTGAACTTGGGAGCGATCAATTCCAACGCCCCATAAAAGAAACCGAAGCAACCCGGCAATACTAA
- a CDS encoding carbohydrate kinase family protein has product MNILVSGSLAYDRIMDFPGKFSDHILPDKIHMLNVCFMINGLMENFGGTAGNIAYALSLLGEDPTIIATGGRDFEPYRNWLKKNKISTEHIKIINTELTAGAYITTDQSDNQITAFNPGAMKFNSEVNFDFVIPEKTLAIVAPGNLGDMVNFSTLYKKKGIDYIFDPGQSLPAWTQELLTEMIHGSKILICNDYEQQLIQEKTSMSIDDILEKTKTLIVTKGEFGSVIMVKENNKIRSIDIPVAKAEQINDPTGAGDAYRAGLIKGLMVSKNNVVHAAKIGAVCAAYCVEVYGPQNFHFTPESFNKRFGSVFGERAF; this is encoded by the coding sequence ATGAACATTCTTGTTTCCGGCTCATTGGCTTACGACAGGATTATGGACTTTCCGGGAAAATTTTCTGACCACATACTTCCAGACAAGATTCACATGCTCAACGTATGTTTTATGATAAACGGTTTAATGGAGAATTTTGGAGGCACAGCCGGCAATATTGCTTACGCACTTTCGCTGCTTGGTGAAGATCCAACCATAATAGCCACCGGAGGACGCGACTTTGAACCTTACAGAAACTGGCTAAAAAAGAATAAAATTTCCACAGAGCACATTAAAATTATCAATACGGAACTCACTGCCGGTGCATATATAACGACTGATCAATCAGACAATCAGATAACCGCATTTAATCCCGGCGCGATGAAATTCAATTCCGAAGTTAATTTTGATTTCGTGATACCCGAAAAGACCCTTGCGATAGTTGCACCGGGAAATCTGGGCGACATGGTTAATTTTTCAACTCTCTATAAAAAGAAAGGGATTGATTACATATTTGATCCCGGGCAATCCCTTCCTGCCTGGACACAAGAGCTTTTGACGGAGATGATACATGGTTCAAAAATCCTGATCTGTAATGACTATGAGCAGCAGTTAATTCAGGAAAAAACCTCCATGTCGATCGACGATATTTTAGAAAAGACCAAAACACTCATCGTAACAAAAGGAGAATTTGGTTCCGTTATCATGGTTAAAGAAAATAACAAAATCAGAAGCATTGATATTCCCGTTGCCAAGGCGGAACAGATAAATGACCCTACCGGGGCCGGTGATGCTTACAGGGCTGGGTTAATCAAGGGGCTCATGGTATCAAAAAATAATGTCGTTCATGCCGCGAAAATAGGGGCCGTTTGTGCTGCCTATTGCGTAGAAGTATATGGGCCCCAAAATTTTCATTTTACCCCCGAATCATTTAATAAACGTTTTGGATCCGTTTTTGGGGAAAGGGCTTTCTAA
- the smpB gene encoding SsrA-binding protein SmpB, which yields MEIIAKNRKAYFQYEILEKFEAGIVLTGTEVKSIRNKDVSINESFAHIDNGEVFIHEMHIGQYKQGNRQNHEPKRVRKLLLHKREISKIIGKVTQKGYTMVPLSLYFKEGIVKVELALVRGKTTIDKREDIKKRTIEREIQRAMR from the coding sequence ATGGAAATTATTGCCAAGAACAGAAAAGCGTATTTCCAATATGAAATTCTGGAAAAGTTTGAGGCGGGCATTGTGCTTACAGGAACAGAAGTCAAATCGATCCGGAATAAGGATGTAAGTATCAATGAAAGCTTTGCTCACATTGATAATGGAGAAGTTTTTATTCACGAAATGCATATTGGACAATATAAACAGGGGAATAGACAAAATCACGAGCCGAAAAGGGTTAGAAAACTGCTTTTACACAAAAGAGAAATCAGTAAGATAATCGGGAAGGTTACACAAAAGGGATATACGATGGTTCCACTATCTTTATATTTTAAGGAAGGTATAGTAAAGGTGGAACTTGCCCTTGTGAGAGGCAAGACGACTATTGATAAACGTGAGGATATTAAAAAACGCACCATAGAGAGGGAAATCCAGAGAGCCATGAGATAA
- a CDS encoding response regulator, with protein sequence MPPVRILIVEDERQTVDALRDLFEQNGYETEVALNKQVALAILQERKMDLAIISTKVQEISGLEILYEIKKIIPNIPIIVVSDQKSKRIESSFMKAGANVFLAKPLESLFVLQTIENLLIARFAIATPKKTKSYSKSKK encoded by the coding sequence ATGCCTCCTGTAAGGATATTGATTGTAGAAGATGAACGTCAGACAGTTGATGCGTTAAGGGATTTGTTTGAACAGAATGGCTACGAAACTGAAGTTGCCCTTAATAAACAAGTGGCATTAGCCATACTCCAGGAAAGGAAAATGGATCTTGCAATCATAAGCACCAAGGTCCAGGAGATTTCTGGTTTAGAAATACTGTACGAAATAAAAAAGATAATTCCAAACATACCTATTATTGTGGTCAGTGACCAAAAATCAAAACGAATTGAATCTTCTTTCATGAAAGCAGGCGCAAATGTTTTTCTTGCAAAACCTTTAGAATCATTGTTCGTCTTGCAAACGATAGAAAATTTATTAATAGCTCGATTTGCCATTGCCACACCAAAAAAAACAAAGTCGTACTCAAAAAGCAAGAAATAA